A stretch of the Aminipila terrae genome encodes the following:
- a CDS encoding glutamate ligase domain-containing protein has translation MAKIKYAVTEKSIDGYKMDTNIYSTDYSEVEISMVGKHQVQNVLTALVTLELLRKAEIIKVERSRLYAGLKKARQNGRFEVMGKEPYVIIDGAHNEDGAAALRKTTEDLLPEKKLLFVTGMLGDKDISKILDSFTKMADDFVITEPDNPRKCPAMELTRALQERGKNCITIENPVEACKYALEHKKEYDAVMFAGSLYLIGRIRSLLKDN, from the coding sequence GTGGCAAAAATTAAGTATGCCGTTACAGAAAAAAGTATAGACGGATATAAAATGGATACTAACATTTACAGTACAGATTATTCTGAAGTTGAAATAAGTATGGTGGGAAAACATCAGGTACAAAATGTTCTCACAGCTCTTGTTACACTGGAACTTCTCAGAAAGGCTGAAATTATAAAAGTAGAAAGAAGCCGTTTATATGCTGGATTGAAAAAAGCCAGACAAAATGGAAGATTTGAGGTTATGGGTAAAGAACCTTATGTTATAATAGATGGAGCACATAATGAAGATGGAGCAGCAGCCTTACGTAAAACTACAGAAGACTTGCTGCCTGAAAAAAAATTGCTTTTCGTCACTGGAATGCTGGGGGATAAGGATATAAGCAAAATACTGGACAGTTTTACAAAGATGGCAGATGATTTTGTTATTACTGAACCTGATAATCCTCGAAAGTGTCCGGCTATGGAATTAACCAGGGCTTTGCAGGAAAGAGGAAAAAACTGTATTACAATTGAAAATCCAGTTGAAGCCTGTAAATATGCTTTAGAACATAAAAAAGAATATGATGCTGTTATGTTCGCAGGCTCTCTTTACCTGATTGGACGAATCAGGAGTTTATTAAAAGATAATTAG